The Fimbriimonas ginsengisoli Gsoil 348 genome window below encodes:
- a CDS encoding GNAT family N-acetyltransferase: MIELSPPVPIRDGHQTSLFDCGKPQLNDFLRLHALDKQNAMLSRTYVVASGLRVVGYYTLTFVSVRQEESPKKLGRGMPSTIPAVLMARFAVDRSVQGKGLGRSLFVDAIRRTWAVMESGAAPVRLFVVDAKDEEAKRFYEKFDMIPSTVNPLRLFLSYKTVRDLFAEA; this comes from the coding sequence ATGATCGAGCTTAGCCCGCCCGTCCCGATACGAGATGGCCACCAAACTTCCCTGTTCGACTGCGGCAAGCCTCAGTTGAACGACTTTCTGCGACTTCACGCATTAGATAAGCAGAACGCGATGCTCTCCCGCACTTACGTAGTGGCGAGCGGGCTCCGTGTCGTCGGATATTACACGCTTACATTCGTCTCAGTCAGACAAGAAGAGTCGCCAAAGAAACTGGGACGAGGGATGCCCAGCACCATACCGGCAGTGCTTATGGCGCGATTTGCCGTCGACCGGTCGGTGCAAGGGAAAGGTCTCGGACGTTCGCTCTTCGTGGACGCAATTCGTAGGACATGGGCCGTAATGGAATCCGGAGCGGCTCCCGTTCGCCTCTTTGTAGTAGATGCAAAGGATGAGGAAGCCAAGCGGTTCTATGAAAAGTTCGACATGATCCCCTCAACCGTGAATCCGCTGCGGCTGTTCTTATCCTATAAAACCGTCCGTGACCTATTCGCCGAAGCCTGA
- a CDS encoding DUF1778 domain-containing protein, translating to MSHLASNGKEDRLSIRTSADQKAVLAQAALARHMNVSQFVLQASLREAEQVIAAEAVVTVSAEEYRWLASLMDEASPTPHLREALKKTPVWDDRA from the coding sequence ATGTCACACCTAGCCTCGAACGGGAAAGAAGATCGACTTTCAATTCGGACGAGTGCCGACCAGAAGGCGGTCCTTGCCCAAGCCGCGCTGGCGAGGCATATGAACGTCAGTCAGTTTGTGCTTCAAGCCTCTCTACGCGAGGCAGAGCAGGTAATTGCCGCAGAGGCGGTGGTTACCGTCTCTGCGGAAGAGTATCGATGGCTCGCGTCCCTAATGGACGAAGCGAGTCCCACGCCCCACCTCCGCGAGGCCCTGAAAAAGACACCGGTTTGGGATGATCGAGCTTAG
- the ilvB gene encoding biosynthetic-type acetolactate synthase large subunit has product MERSGAQVVMEALVRQGVDTLFGYPGGVVLPLYDEMLNWPQVRHVLVRHEQCAAHMADGYARATNRVGVCLATSGPGATNLVTGIATAIMDSVPMVVLTGNVNSWAIGKDAFQETDIQGITIPITKHNYLVTNVHDLPYVLEEAFFLANTGRKGPVLVDIPKDVFIAKTAIPFPERVVRRGYSLPGNPCADEIAEAVRLLQEAERPVVISGAGVVWSETSHLIRELAEKADVPIINSLLGLGTIPRDDPRSMGMMGMHGEASATIAVQNADLVIGIGNRFDDRLTGKTAGFAPKAKIVHFDIDPSEFGKSVDTFHTVTGDLAQTLAAFVAAVPRKTHEGWWKQLRAWQEEFPIVVPEDGRFLSRTVLHALNKATDGRAIVSTDVGQHQMWTAQLYRFREPKNWLSSGGLGTMGFGLPAAMGAKFARPEEEVWAVVGDGGFQMTLQELQTAVENNLNVKICLLNNGYLGMVRQWQELFYDNRYSHVAMGSPDYGKLADAYGVAFFRCSRAEDLEATFAAARAHQGPTLCEFVVEMEENVFPMVAAGATNDSLVMDPALKQFAEAKK; this is encoded by the coding sequence ATGGAACGATCTGGTGCGCAAGTAGTGATGGAAGCGTTGGTACGCCAAGGGGTAGACACCCTGTTCGGCTACCCCGGCGGCGTGGTGCTGCCGCTGTACGACGAGATGTTGAATTGGCCGCAGGTCCGGCACGTGCTCGTGCGACACGAGCAATGTGCGGCCCACATGGCCGACGGTTATGCTCGGGCCACGAACCGGGTCGGAGTCTGCCTCGCCACGAGCGGGCCGGGCGCCACGAACCTAGTGACCGGCATCGCCACCGCGATCATGGACTCGGTTCCGATGGTCGTGCTTACCGGCAACGTCAACTCGTGGGCGATCGGCAAGGATGCGTTCCAGGAGACCGACATCCAGGGGATCACGATCCCGATCACTAAGCACAACTACCTCGTGACCAACGTTCACGATCTGCCGTACGTGCTGGAAGAGGCTTTCTTCCTCGCCAACACCGGACGCAAAGGGCCGGTGCTCGTCGACATCCCCAAGGACGTCTTCATCGCCAAAACGGCCATCCCGTTCCCTGAGCGCGTCGTCCGCCGCGGCTATTCCCTGCCCGGCAACCCCTGCGCCGACGAGATCGCGGAAGCCGTGCGTTTGCTCCAAGAAGCCGAGCGGCCGGTCGTCATCTCCGGCGCCGGAGTCGTATGGTCGGAGACCTCTCACCTCATCCGGGAGCTCGCCGAGAAGGCGGACGTGCCGATCATCAACTCGCTCCTGGGCCTCGGCACCATCCCGCGCGACGATCCTCGCTCGATGGGAATGATGGGGATGCACGGGGAAGCTTCGGCGACTATCGCCGTGCAAAACGCGGACCTCGTTATCGGCATCGGCAACCGGTTCGACGACCGGCTGACCGGCAAGACGGCCGGCTTCGCGCCGAAAGCGAAGATCGTCCACTTCGATATCGATCCGAGCGAGTTCGGCAAGAGCGTCGATACGTTCCACACCGTCACCGGCGATCTCGCGCAAACCCTTGCTGCGTTCGTTGCCGCCGTACCCCGCAAGACGCACGAAGGGTGGTGGAAACAGCTTCGCGCGTGGCAAGAGGAGTTCCCGATCGTCGTACCGGAGGACGGGCGGTTCCTTTCTCGCACGGTTTTGCACGCGCTGAACAAGGCGACGGACGGACGGGCGATCGTCAGCACCGATGTCGGGCAGCACCAGATGTGGACGGCGCAGCTCTACCGCTTCCGCGAGCCGAAGAACTGGCTCTCCAGCGGCGGCCTCGGAACGATGGGGTTTGGCCTCCCCGCCGCCATGGGCGCGAAATTCGCACGGCCGGAGGAAGAGGTTTGGGCGGTGGTGGGCGACGGTGGCTTCCAGATGACGCTGCAAGAGCTCCAGACCGCGGTCGAGAATAACCTGAACGTTAAGATCTGCCTGCTCAACAACGGATACCTCGGCATGGTCCGGCAGTGGCAGGAGCTGTTCTACGACAACCGCTACAGCCACGTGGCGATGGGCTCGCCCGACTACGGCAAGCTCGCGGACGCCTATGGGGTCGCGTTCTTCCGCTGCTCGCGGGCCGAAGATCTGGAAGCCACGTTCGCGGCGGCGAGAGCTCATCAGGGTCCGACCCTGTGCGAGTTCGTCGTCGAGATGGAGGAGAACGTCTTCCCGATGGTCGCCGCCGGCGCCACCAACGACAGCCTGGTCATGGATCCGGCCCTGAAGCAGTTCGCGGAGGCGAAGAAATGA
- the ilvN gene encoding acetolactate synthase small subunit, with protein sequence MSKRQHTITALVQNEAGTLNRLVSLFRRRGFSLASLNAGDCEQPGFSRLTLVVEGDDNTLNQCLRQLEKLIDVVEVADVQPEDAVERELALVRVKPTPEQRDSVFRIASEFNARTPRASEKGYVVEVSTSPAEIERLIQALTPFGMGEVVRSGLVAMRV encoded by the coding sequence GTGAGTAAACGACAACACACCATCACCGCCTTGGTTCAGAACGAGGCGGGGACGCTTAACCGCCTCGTCTCTCTCTTCCGCCGCCGCGGGTTCTCGCTCGCCTCGCTCAACGCCGGGGATTGCGAGCAGCCCGGCTTTTCGCGCCTCACCCTTGTGGTCGAAGGGGACGACAACACTCTCAACCAGTGCCTTCGCCAGCTCGAGAAGCTGATCGATGTGGTCGAGGTCGCCGACGTTCAGCCGGAGGATGCGGTCGAGCGCGAACTCGCGCTCGTTCGGGTGAAACCGACGCCGGAGCAGCGCGATTCCGTCTTCCGAATCGCCTCCGAGTTCAACGCCCGGACGCCAAGGGCGTCGGAAAAAGGATATGTCGTGGAGGTTTCGACCAGTCCGGCCGAGATCGAACGGCTGATCCAGGCGCTAACCCCATTTGGCATGGGCGAGGTGGTCCGGTCCGGCTTGGTCGCGATGCGGGTCTAA